A stretch of Paenibacillus peoriae DNA encodes these proteins:
- a CDS encoding serine/threonine protein phosphatase gives MRKDNSDFSTAFVSEAGSYIDNRDYFAFMETDDMACYVLADGLDSDQELRSAEMVVKTVLENFMEKPSMSKRRLMRDLREAQEWLQFESRRVRLKASLLMVVTNYNKMVYVSCGNVRLYHFRNGRLNFRSKDHSLAQSLADDGRIPDEATSTHEERGNLLEYLGNPNGVHAHYAKKTQLADGDVILLATSGMWEDVELAEMLGALEEAKDPVMLTDTLEEVLLSKQHRTVNNYTAAAIYVNKVFQEKPKNRRKLIKRILIALLAFVIVGGGVWITLARMAANKAAALETMVESAQAADDYARAGDYAKALKSYSEAKNAAVKINDKIHKRLYTAEQKLSQLLVDGDGYVEKADFTKAEASYEKARKSAGLYPPFNVKDIEHKIDQLDSYAETASWMKDGDLKFQGGDYTNALKLYKKANKAAMESGYTSAQKELEKKITEANDKLTAIQQQLKEIQAGKLQAKGDRMMKDLDYEGAIDAYSGAQEIYQEIDKLESVLALERSIAKAEEKQSAEQQKNGQLPAGLGLSDGALNDTDAGDAASNASASVAATPAAESQTKATPTASAGTTPAKKEVSSAAKNSGTGDGNASSAKAGTSKEQGTADSASKAEGASDSENQDRAAANGS, from the coding sequence ATGCGCAAGGACAACAGCGATTTTAGTACCGCCTTTGTGTCGGAAGCGGGCTCTTACATAGACAACCGGGACTATTTTGCATTCATGGAGACGGACGACATGGCCTGTTATGTCCTCGCAGACGGTCTGGATTCGGATCAGGAGCTGCGCAGCGCAGAAATGGTTGTCAAAACGGTGCTTGAAAACTTCATGGAGAAGCCTTCCATGTCCAAGCGGCGCTTGATGAGAGATCTGCGTGAAGCGCAGGAATGGCTGCAATTTGAAAGCCGTCGTGTTCGGCTCAAAGCCAGTCTGCTGATGGTAGTGACCAACTACAACAAAATGGTGTACGTTTCGTGCGGTAATGTGCGGCTATATCATTTTCGCAATGGAAGGCTTAATTTTCGCAGCAAGGATCATAGTCTGGCTCAGTCATTGGCAGATGATGGACGCATTCCAGACGAAGCGACCAGCACACATGAGGAACGAGGTAATCTGCTGGAATACTTGGGAAATCCGAATGGAGTTCATGCCCATTACGCCAAAAAGACCCAGCTTGCAGATGGAGATGTAATTCTGCTCGCCACATCCGGGATGTGGGAGGACGTTGAGCTGGCGGAAATGCTGGGGGCGCTAGAGGAAGCGAAGGATCCGGTCATGCTGACGGACACATTGGAAGAGGTTCTGCTAAGCAAACAGCACCGGACGGTGAACAATTACACGGCTGCGGCCATTTATGTAAATAAAGTTTTTCAGGAAAAGCCTAAAAACCGCCGTAAGCTGATCAAACGGATTTTGATTGCGTTGCTCGCCTTTGTAATCGTGGGCGGGGGAGTATGGATTACACTGGCGCGTATGGCAGCGAACAAGGCGGCTGCGCTGGAAACGATGGTCGAATCGGCACAGGCCGCGGATGATTATGCCAGGGCAGGAGATTATGCGAAGGCACTCAAGTCCTACAGTGAAGCGAAAAACGCGGCGGTTAAAATTAACGATAAGATTCATAAGCGACTATATACAGCCGAGCAGAAACTATCTCAATTACTGGTGGACGGAGACGGCTACGTGGAAAAGGCGGACTTTACCAAAGCTGAAGCCAGCTACGAGAAAGCACGGAAAAGCGCTGGTCTGTACCCGCCTTTCAATGTGAAGGATATTGAGCATAAAATCGACCAACTGGACAGCTATGCTGAGACGGCGAGCTGGATGAAGGACGGAGATTTGAAATTTCAGGGCGGCGATTACACGAATGCACTCAAGCTGTACAAAAAAGCAAATAAGGCTGCGATGGAATCCGGTTATACGTCTGCGCAAAAAGAACTGGAGAAGAAAATTACCGAGGCCAACGATAAATTGACTGCTATTCAGCAGCAGCTCAAGGAGATTCAAGCTGGCAAGCTTCAGGCTAAAGGAGATCGAATGATGAAGGATCTCGATTATGAAGGAGCCATTGATGCCTATAGCGGGGCACAGGAAATTTATCAGGAGATCGATAAGCTCGAAAGTGTTCTGGCATTGGAGCGGAGCATAGCCAAGGCGGAGGAAAAGCAGAGCGCTGAGCAGCAGAAAAACGGTCAGCTTCCTGCTGGATTGGGATTGTCTGACGGAGCGTTGAACGACACGGACGCAGGGGACGCAGCGAGTAATGCTTCAGCTTCCGTCGCTGCAACCCCTGCTGCAGAATCGCAAACGAAGGCTACGCCAACGGCTTCAGCGGGAACTACACCCGCGAAGAAGGAAGTCTCTTCAGCGGCAAAAAATAGCGGTACGGGCGATGGAAATGCCTCTTCGGCCAAGGCGGGTACCAGCAAAGAACAAGGAACTGCTGATTCCGCTTCTAAAGCAGAAGGGGCGTCTGATTCAGAGAACCAAGATCGGGCTGCTGCGAACGGAAGTTAA
- a CDS encoding PP2C family protein-serine/threonine phosphatase has protein sequence MQPYFVVSGAAVLFAVLLMIRIRLTRSSGSRTVSGIEIGNGQTIGSRSEQDDYFSSMTTTVGTLAVVADGISGLANGRMSSTLAVTTFTKAFAKLEDATNLNGYFAEAATQSNRSILQNLNGQGGGTTLAAVIVCGYQLHYGAVGDSLITIYRNGHFQTVNSKHTAETLLEERVLAGQMTSEEAKTSPVRNQLVNYLGYEGFESMELGSAPIRLYSGDHVLLCSDGIQEALTEIELEEIMRKGGTPQETADAMIDAINDKGFKSQDNATVLILAIG, from the coding sequence ATGCAGCCTTATTTTGTTGTAAGTGGAGCTGCGGTACTATTCGCTGTTCTTCTCATGATCCGTATACGACTGACGCGAAGTTCCGGCAGCCGTACCGTAAGTGGAATTGAAATCGGAAATGGTCAAACGATCGGGAGCCGGAGCGAGCAGGATGATTATTTCTCCAGTATGACGACAACTGTCGGTACGCTGGCTGTTGTCGCAGACGGTATTAGTGGACTGGCCAATGGACGTATGTCCAGTACCTTGGCTGTGACGACTTTTACAAAGGCATTTGCCAAGCTGGAAGATGCAACGAATTTGAACGGCTATTTTGCAGAAGCGGCAACTCAAAGCAATCGCAGTATTTTGCAAAATTTGAATGGACAGGGTGGAGGAACGACGCTGGCTGCGGTCATTGTGTGCGGATATCAGCTGCATTACGGAGCGGTGGGTGACAGCCTGATTACGATTTACCGTAATGGTCATTTCCAAACAGTCAATTCCAAGCATACAGCAGAAACACTGCTGGAGGAACGAGTGCTTGCTGGACAAATGACCTCGGAGGAAGCCAAAACGAGTCCAGTGCGCAATCAACTGGTCAACTACTTGGGCTATGAGGGCTTTGAGAGCATGGAACTGGGGAGTGCACCGATTCGTCTGTATTCGGGCGATCATGTGCTGTTGTGCAGCGATGGCATTCAGGAGGCGCTGACGGAGATTGAATTGGAAGAGATTATGCGCAAGGGTGGAACACCGCAGGAAACAGCGGATGCCATGATCGACGCCATTAATGATAAAGGCTTTAAAAGTCAGGATAATGCAACAGTACTTATTTTGGCGATAGGATGA
- a CDS encoding FHA domain-containing protein, whose product MSLTRCPNGHMFSTRKHGNTCPYCNTVVNIAAPKSAEPAAKTNVAGDNDKTMPYLGETVGIHPVTGWLVCIEGAQVGQDYRIMAEKNFIGRAEEMHVRIIGDNTISRRNHAVIVYDPKKRNFYLLPGDSSGLAYHNNEAVYSPAELAAYDVIQLGHSKFIFIPLCGAHFEWDNEN is encoded by the coding sequence ATGAGTTTGACAAGATGCCCGAACGGACACATGTTCAGTACACGAAAGCACGGAAATACGTGTCCTTATTGCAACACGGTAGTAAATATAGCTGCACCCAAGAGCGCGGAGCCAGCAGCGAAAACAAACGTCGCGGGAGATAATGACAAAACAATGCCGTATTTGGGTGAGACGGTGGGGATTCATCCGGTAACTGGATGGCTGGTATGCATCGAAGGAGCACAGGTGGGTCAGGACTATCGCATTATGGCGGAGAAGAACTTTATCGGGCGCGCAGAGGAAATGCATGTCCGCATTATCGGGGACAACACGATTTCTCGCAGAAATCATGCGGTTATTGTGTATGATCCGAAGAAACGCAACTTTTACTTGCTGCCAGGCGATTCATCGGGTTTGGCGTACCACAATAACGAGGCGGTATATTCACCAGCAGAGCTGGCTGCCTATGACGTGATTCAGCTGGGACACAGCAAATTTATCTTTATCCCGCTGTGTGGCGCCCATTTTGAGTGGGATAACGAAAACTAG
- a CDS encoding FHA domain-containing protein — MKTAQNRWVFIIDVAMFGLMLAIAFYVFNRTGYSGLKTVVATGIGIGVLVYILRNLVSVVPVAKSRAQRQRIAKLVLIDEEGESIKEWYIEGETSLLIGKTTSRSEADIDLAGTDYASLVSVEHAVLNRVNSDWFVEDVDSGNGTGLRSANESVTKKLESGEPYRIYSGDLLYIANTRVLVK; from the coding sequence GTGAAAACGGCGCAGAACAGATGGGTTTTCATCATAGATGTTGCCATGTTCGGGCTGATGCTGGCGATCGCCTTTTATGTGTTTAATCGTACAGGCTACAGCGGTTTGAAAACCGTGGTCGCGACAGGTATTGGAATCGGCGTGCTTGTATACATACTGCGCAATCTGGTGTCCGTTGTACCTGTGGCCAAGTCAAGGGCACAACGTCAGCGGATTGCCAAGCTGGTGTTGATTGATGAAGAGGGCGAGTCCATTAAAGAATGGTATATCGAAGGCGAAACGTCGCTCTTAATCGGCAAAACGACGTCACGTTCGGAGGCGGATATTGATTTGGCAGGTACAGATTATGCCTCCCTGGTAAGTGTGGAACATGCGGTACTCAACCGGGTGAACAGCGACTGGTTTGTGGAAGATGTGGATTCCGGTAATGGTACAGGCTTGCGGTCTGCCAACGAAAGTGTAACCAAGAAATTGGAAAGCGGTGAGCCATACCGGATTTACTCAGGTGACTTGTTATATATTGCCAATACAAGGGTGCTCGTTAAATAG
- a CDS encoding J domain-containing protein has protein sequence MTNYYELLGVSRDASEAEIKQAYRKLAKKYHPDTNQGSEEATRKFKLIHEAYNTLRDEALRQAYDAELIRKTEGAGGKQQERGRGASSSGGARTAAKGFNPADIGTDFEQFFGFHPKTKEGSPGKKTKKSGDPTDTSAMFNQFFGIRKK, from the coding sequence ATGACTAACTACTATGAGCTGCTCGGTGTCAGCCGGGATGCTTCGGAGGCAGAGATTAAGCAGGCTTACCGTAAACTGGCCAAAAAGTATCATCCTGATACCAACCAGGGAAGCGAGGAAGCAACGCGCAAGTTTAAGCTGATTCACGAGGCTTACAATACATTGCGTGACGAAGCATTGCGGCAGGCATACGATGCCGAGCTCATCCGAAAAACCGAGGGAGCTGGCGGGAAACAGCAAGAGAGAGGGAGAGGGGCTTCATCTTCCGGCGGTGCGCGTACGGCAGCCAAAGGATTCAATCCGGCTGATATAGGAACTGATTTTGAGCAATTTTTTGGTTTTCATCCGAAAACGAAGGAAGGCTCACCAGGGAAAAAAACGAAAAAATCCGGTGATCCGACGGATACCTCAGCGATGTTTAACCAATTTTTTGGTATTCGTAAAAAATGA
- a CDS encoding vWA domain-containing protein, translating to MFRIRKLGIIIFMTFVLFLQMGLNGVICTVNQANAASLGAVPIEGYDAVFVLDTSYSMRDTDPEGIAAEVINMFMDLSDADRTRVGFVAYNHNVVASKPLTSIAVAAQKSQIQQEIRTLNRSGYTDLGLGLRKGSELLAAGASQGRQPFMILLSDGETDFGASSGSRSKGDSNNDVSSVIKSAQTKGYPVYTIGLNHDGTVNRQELERIASQTGGASFITSSAEDLPEILNRIFASQIRSKLVPIAAITTTGEMQELTVTLPDSSMEEANLVLLSEHPLLETQLYSNSENVRRYKSSRYAILKIEHPQAGKVKLKLRGIRGDLVKINLLGSYRLEAEATMGGKQASATHGDKPVQLLKGQATPFQAQLLLPDSQKLTDEAVYTSLQAHIIVTPKGGTAKKVPMTYKSGTFHTEYAFPQTGDYTWQLSLDSPQWYRKGTVHKVHAANAAPQVLKDLTIHLVKEDGDSRRSVSDFIVDPNHDKLNYKLDSEASEDAIHAEINGNDLLLSELHTGDSQLKITATDPEGASSSATLTVSVQSRYTAIKWTVAISIVVAALLYWFLRPKPQFAGRIEGYFLATASGHEIPVKSWPLTSFPGRKVSLQELFRTLDVHEPLPEAERILFSAGRKGSLIVKHDTRCALQHGKIRLARNKKAVMEYSDKLYITFEDGVTEIELRYKAIKPNTSVYTDHIQAPTG from the coding sequence ATGTTCAGAATAAGGAAACTAGGGATTATCATTTTCATGACTTTTGTACTATTTTTACAAATGGGCTTAAACGGGGTCATTTGCACTGTAAATCAGGCTAATGCAGCATCTTTAGGCGCTGTCCCGATCGAGGGTTATGATGCCGTTTTTGTATTGGATACCAGTTATTCCATGAGGGATACCGATCCTGAGGGCATTGCCGCGGAAGTCATCAATATGTTTATGGATTTGAGTGATGCAGACCGCACACGCGTCGGATTCGTTGCCTACAATCATAACGTGGTCGCCTCGAAACCACTCACTTCGATTGCCGTGGCAGCGCAAAAATCCCAGATCCAGCAGGAAATCAGAACACTTAACCGTTCCGGTTATACGGATTTGGGACTTGGGTTGCGCAAAGGCTCGGAGCTTCTAGCGGCAGGAGCATCCCAAGGGCGTCAGCCTTTTATGATTCTATTGTCAGATGGAGAGACTGATTTTGGTGCCTCCTCTGGTTCCCGATCCAAAGGTGACTCCAATAACGATGTATCCTCTGTCATCAAATCTGCACAGACCAAAGGATATCCGGTGTACACGATTGGTCTGAACCATGATGGCACAGTGAACCGACAAGAACTCGAACGGATCGCTTCTCAAACGGGTGGAGCTTCTTTTATTACGAGTAGTGCCGAGGATCTGCCGGAAATTCTGAACCGTATTTTCGCCAGTCAAATTCGCTCCAAGCTCGTTCCAATTGCTGCAATTACGACCACTGGCGAGATGCAGGAATTAACTGTAACTCTACCTGATTCCAGTATGGAGGAAGCCAATCTGGTGCTTTTGTCGGAGCATCCCCTTCTGGAAACACAGCTATATTCCAATTCAGAAAATGTCCGCAGGTACAAGTCGAGCCGATATGCGATTTTAAAAATCGAGCATCCACAGGCAGGTAAAGTGAAGTTGAAACTACGGGGCATACGCGGAGATTTGGTGAAAATCAATTTACTTGGCAGCTACCGACTGGAAGCCGAAGCAACCATGGGAGGAAAGCAAGCATCGGCCACTCATGGCGACAAGCCTGTGCAGTTGCTGAAAGGTCAAGCCACACCGTTTCAAGCTCAGCTCCTGTTACCCGACAGTCAAAAGCTTACGGATGAAGCCGTATATACGTCTCTCCAAGCCCATATTATTGTTACTCCAAAAGGGGGCACAGCCAAAAAGGTGCCTATGACCTATAAGTCAGGAACCTTCCATACCGAATATGCGTTCCCTCAAACCGGGGATTATACATGGCAGCTATCTCTGGATAGCCCGCAATGGTACCGTAAGGGAACTGTACATAAAGTTCACGCGGCCAATGCAGCGCCACAGGTCTTAAAAGACCTGACGATTCACCTGGTGAAAGAAGACGGTGATTCCCGTCGAAGTGTTTCGGATTTTATTGTTGACCCGAATCATGACAAGCTGAACTATAAGTTGGATTCAGAAGCCTCTGAGGATGCGATCCATGCTGAGATTAACGGTAATGATCTGCTGCTGTCCGAGCTCCACACAGGTGACTCTCAGCTAAAGATTACTGCTACCGATCCGGAAGGAGCATCCAGCAGCGCTACACTAACCGTTTCCGTACAATCTCGGTATACAGCCATTAAATGGACAGTAGCCATCAGTATCGTGGTAGCCGCTCTACTGTATTGGTTCTTGCGGCCGAAGCCGCAGTTTGCCGGAAGAATCGAAGGATATTTTCTCGCTACAGCAAGTGGACATGAGATTCCGGTAAAATCTTGGCCGCTCACCTCCTTTCCGGGTCGTAAGGTCAGCTTGCAGGAGTTGTTCCGTACGCTTGACGTTCACGAACCGTTGCCAGAAGCAGAACGGATCCTATTTTCCGCAGGTAGAAAAGGGAGCCTGATCGTGAAACATGATACACGCTGTGCCTTACAGCATGGAAAAATCAGATTAGCCCGCAACAAAAAAGCGGTCATGGAGTACAGTGACAAACTGTACATTACATTCGAGGATGGTGTCACTGAAATCGAGCTGCGATACAAAGCGATTAAACCAAATACTTCAGTGTACACCGACCATATCCAAGCTCCGACAGGATAA
- a CDS encoding serine/threonine protein kinase — protein MIVDTSGNLLARNTKLRNTYQIRSALSRSELAIVYTARLLDNREKVIVKEFFPNALALRGMDRKTVTCGASMQSKYVEFMHYFLREGQMLKELSHPGIVGYIDHFEENGTAYLVMEYCAGKTLDRMMKEEAAPTYDPTFLYHTLLPLIDAMEYIHDKGIIHRDIKPGNIMIGENGNVKLIDFGSAVHFEGKEHPIFTTAGYSPLEFYSNRSQQGPVSDIYSLAATLYYCRKGTPPPDVPGRLFADHAERIQIENAGLSLLPYVIRRGLEVQANKRCRSLRWFKAALRAEYWIKKGKRPTLTVR, from the coding sequence ATGATCGTGGATACAAGCGGGAATCTGCTTGCCCGCAATACGAAGCTGCGAAATACATATCAAATTCGAAGCGCCTTGTCCCGCAGTGAGCTGGCCATCGTGTATACGGCAAGGCTGTTGGATAACCGAGAAAAGGTCATTGTGAAGGAATTTTTTCCGAATGCACTGGCTTTGCGGGGGATGGATCGAAAAACGGTCACTTGCGGTGCTTCTATGCAATCCAAATACGTGGAGTTTATGCATTATTTTTTGCGTGAAGGGCAAATGTTGAAGGAGTTAAGTCACCCGGGAATTGTCGGTTATATAGATCACTTTGAGGAAAATGGAACTGCCTATCTGGTCATGGAATACTGTGCAGGCAAGACACTGGATCGAATGATGAAAGAAGAGGCTGCGCCAACGTATGACCCCACTTTTTTGTACCATACGCTGCTACCTTTAATTGATGCCATGGAGTACATTCATGACAAAGGAATTATTCATCGGGATATTAAGCCGGGCAACATTATGATTGGGGAAAATGGCAACGTCAAGCTGATTGATTTTGGTTCGGCTGTGCATTTTGAAGGCAAAGAGCATCCGATTTTCACCACGGCGGGCTATTCTCCGCTGGAATTTTACTCTAATCGTTCGCAGCAGGGACCTGTGTCGGATATCTATAGTTTGGCCGCTACGCTGTATTATTGCCGAAAAGGAACACCTCCGCCAGATGTGCCAGGCCGATTATTTGCAGATCATGCTGAGCGGATTCAGATTGAAAATGCGGGACTTTCTCTGCTGCCGTATGTCATTCGGCGTGGTCTGGAGGTACAGGCTAACAAGCGCTGCCGCTCACTTCGATGGTTTAAAGCCGCACTACGTGCGGAATATTGGATAAAAAAAGGGAAGCGCCCTACTCTTACGGTTCGTTAA
- a CDS encoding L-lactate MFS transporter — translation MKTNSGNRWLVVLGTIIVQMGLGTIYTWSLFNQPLVDRFGWNLSSVAITFSITSFALAFATLFAGKLQDKWGLRRLILCAGVVLGAGLMLSSQVTSLSLLYILAGIVVGFADGTAYITSLSNLIKWFPEKKGLISGISVGAYGTGSLIFKYINGSLIQSVGVSQAFLYWGMIVLIMIVGGSFLVKEAVVVNKPSVQNGVVQRDYTVKEMLRTKQAYLLFVMFFTACMSGLYLIGVVKDIGVRMAGLDVATAANAVAMVAIFNTAGRIILGALSDKVGRLKVVAGALLTTAVAVTVLSLLPLNYGLFFACVAGIAFCFGGNITVFPAIVADFFGLKNQSKNYGIVYQGFGLGALAGSFIAALLGGFIPTFTTIAVLCVVSFLIALTIRTPEQGKGKLRSERKKNTNSVRSMKPGTKLG, via the coding sequence ATGAAAACAAACAGCGGAAATCGTTGGCTTGTCGTACTTGGAACAATAATTGTACAAATGGGATTAGGAACCATTTACACATGGAGTTTATTTAATCAACCGTTGGTGGACCGCTTTGGCTGGAACCTCAGTTCGGTTGCCATTACATTTTCAATTACCAGTTTTGCACTGGCGTTTGCTACCTTATTCGCAGGCAAACTACAGGATAAATGGGGACTACGTCGTTTGATTTTGTGTGCAGGTGTCGTGTTAGGAGCAGGGCTCATGCTCAGTTCACAGGTAACTTCGTTATCCCTGCTATATATTTTGGCGGGTATTGTCGTAGGTTTTGCGGATGGAACGGCATATATTACATCACTTTCTAATCTGATTAAATGGTTTCCTGAGAAAAAAGGACTTATTTCCGGTATTTCGGTTGGGGCATATGGAACAGGCAGTCTTATATTCAAGTATATTAATGGTTCGTTGATTCAGTCCGTTGGTGTATCGCAAGCGTTCTTATATTGGGGAATGATCGTGCTGATCATGATTGTGGGTGGTTCTTTCCTGGTAAAAGAAGCTGTAGTCGTGAACAAGCCTTCGGTACAAAATGGGGTTGTACAGCGGGACTATACCGTTAAAGAAATGCTGCGCACCAAGCAGGCATACCTGCTGTTCGTCATGTTCTTTACCGCTTGTATGAGTGGTCTATACCTGATTGGAGTCGTCAAAGATATCGGCGTACGGATGGCCGGCCTAGATGTAGCAACAGCCGCGAATGCGGTCGCTATGGTCGCTATTTTCAATACGGCAGGTCGGATCATTTTAGGTGCGCTATCGGATAAAGTAGGTCGTCTGAAAGTAGTAGCGGGTGCTCTATTAACAACGGCGGTTGCAGTTACAGTGCTGAGTCTATTACCGCTGAATTATGGTTTGTTCTTTGCCTGTGTAGCAGGAATTGCTTTTTGCTTCGGCGGCAACATTACAGTCTTTCCTGCCATCGTAGCTGATTTCTTCGGTCTGAAAAATCAAAGCAAAAACTATGGTATTGTGTATCAAGGCTTTGGCCTCGGTGCGCTGGCGGGATCATTTATCGCAGCCTTGCTCGGCGGATTCATCCCGACCTTTACCACGATTGCGGTGCTGTGTGTCGTATCGTTCCTAATTGCCCTCACCATTCGCACTCCGGAACAAGGTAAAGGCAAACTGCGCAGTGAACGGAAGAAAAATACGAACAGTGTGCGTAGCATGAAGCCCGGAACAAAACTGGGTTAA
- a CDS encoding LytR/AlgR family response regulator transcription factor, whose protein sequence is MKAIIVEDELPAREELEYLIQTHSNIEVTDSFEDGLDVFRFLQDQETDAIFLDINIPSLDGMLLAQNISKFAKKPYIIFTTAYKEHAAQAFELEAFDYILKPYDEKRIASMLRKLENAYEQQNVPIQEPVQTAQPRAAEASTVAAPGRINLLKNDKIIVTDANDIYYACAQEKVTRVFTRHEEYTMPMSISEFHSRLPQQDFFRCHRSYTVNLSQIREIVPWFNHTYLLRLRGLEAEIPVSRSKAKEFRQIMRL, encoded by the coding sequence ATGAAGGCCATAATTGTAGAAGACGAACTTCCGGCACGTGAAGAGCTGGAGTATCTTATTCAGACTCATAGCAACATTGAGGTGACCGATAGTTTCGAGGATGGGCTAGATGTGTTTCGGTTTCTGCAAGATCAGGAGACGGACGCGATCTTTCTGGACATTAACATTCCTTCATTGGACGGGATGCTACTGGCACAGAACATTAGCAAATTTGCCAAAAAGCCCTATATTATTTTTACGACCGCCTATAAAGAACATGCGGCGCAGGCTTTTGAACTGGAGGCGTTCGACTACATCCTCAAACCATATGATGAAAAAAGGATCGCATCTATGCTACGTAAGCTGGAAAATGCTTATGAGCAGCAGAACGTTCCAATACAGGAGCCTGTCCAGACGGCGCAACCCCGAGCTGCTGAAGCCAGCACCGTTGCTGCGCCAGGTCGTATTAATCTGCTGAAAAATGACAAAATCATCGTAACGGATGCGAACGATATTTACTATGCGTGTGCGCAGGAAAAGGTGACCCGTGTCTTTACTAGGCACGAAGAATATACGATGCCGATGAGCATTTCAGAATTTCATAGCCGGTTGCCGCAGCAGGACTTTTTCCGCTGTCACCGATCGTACACAGTTAATCTGTCGCAGATCCGTGAAATTGTACCTTGGTTTAATCATACGTATCTCCTGCGTTTGCGTGGACTAGAGGCTGAAATTCCAGTAAGCCGTAGCAAGGCCAAGGAATTTCGGCAAATTATGCGACTTTAA